Sequence from the Tripterygium wilfordii isolate XIE 37 chromosome 10, ASM1340144v1, whole genome shotgun sequence genome:
AAGATGAGTGTGGGTTCGTGGATATGACCAGTGTACATACCTTTCAATGCACTCGGACAATTCTTCCATTTCCAATGCATACAGTCAATACTTCCCAACATTCCAGGAAAGCCTCGATTTTCCCCAATCGCTAGTAATCTAGCAATATCATTGCCATTTGGGGATCTCAAATATTCCGCACCGAATATGGAAATTATCGCTCTTGTAAATTTCTTCAAACTGGTTATAGCTGTGGATTCTCCAATCCTAACATACTCGTCCATAAAATCTGCGGTTACACCATAAGCAAGCATCCTTAAGGAAGCTGTTATCTTCTGTAAAGAAGACAATCCTAGCTTTCCAGCTGCGTTTCTTTTTTCTCGAAAATAAGGATCGTGAGCTTCCACTGCTGCCTGGATACGCAAAGAAAGCTCAAGACACTTAGAGTACGTGTTAATTAAGAGATCATCCTCCCC
This genomic interval carries:
- the LOC120007265 gene encoding uncharacterized protein LOC120007265, which codes for MNSQNHSRKDSFQALKSLTQDQVETSQRAKTFRGKVIVKYNKIAYLCHLFGEDDLLINTYSKCLELSLRIQAAVEAHDPYFREKRNAAGKLGLSSLQKITASLRMLAYGVTADFMDEYVRIGESTAITSLKKFTRAIISIFGAEYLRSPNGNDIARLLAIGENRGFPGMLGSIDCMHWKWKNCPSALKGMYTGHIHEPTLILEAVASYDLWIWHALFGMPGALNDINVLDRSNVFSELTQGRAPAVDFYVNGNQYSMGYYLADGIYPSWTTFVKTIPAPQNNKTKQFGIHLASLSLSLP